Below is a window of Lawsonibacter asaccharolyticus DNA.
GCCGGAGGCCGCTCTGCTCACTGCCAAAAGCATGGCTGAGGTCAGCGAAATAGATCTCCCCTCGGTGGATGAGCGATTCATCCAGGGCCTTGGTACGCTTAGATTTGACCAGTCCAACACTGACCTTCAGGGCCTGGTCGACCTTTGCCATGTCTTCATCGGACAACCTGCCGCAGGACGAAATAAAACGAGCGCCGGAAAGAGTCCGGACCTGCTCGGTCATAACTACCGCTTTTTTATTCATAACCGTCACCTCCACTTGGGTGGGAAGACGGGCCTCGCTACGCTTGGCGATAGGTGCAGCGATAAAGGTAAATCCCTGCCGGTTGCCGTAGTCGTTCTGCACGATCACAACCGGCTGCTGACCACCAAATTCGCAGCCCATCACCGGGTTCAGCTCGGCATAGTAGATTTCTCCTCTTTGCATATGATAACCTCCTGGGTGTAGTTTTCTCCAAAATTGTTGTGCTGCTAAATCATATGCAGAAACTCTATAAATCATTCTGTCCAACGAAGGGAGGGTGCGTATATGCCCCGGAAACCTCCAATCGAATTCAAGCTCTTTGATGAAATGCTTGAACGCCCGTGTCAAACCGCGGAAGACTTGGTTATAGGCGCTCGTGAATTGATCTTCTCGTCAGAGGCAACCGCCGACTGTAATGTGATGGTGGCAAGGGCGTCGCAGGGCTCCCGAGTCCTGATTTTAACTGTCGATCGTGATAACTATGAGTTCTCCTATCGAACTATGGATGGACGCTGGCATGCAGAAGGAGGATGGCTGGCCTGTGACC
It encodes the following:
- a CDS encoding chromosome partition protein Smc, translated to MPRKPPIEFKLFDEMLERPCQTAEDLVIGARELIFSSEATADCNVMVARASQGSRVLILTVDRDNYEFSYRTMDGRWHAEGGWLACDLREITIDRLKQTMIDYLAKGTPIIIPGRVHRPPVQPKRLRKAR